Sequence from the Deinococcus betulae genome:
CTGGCCCCGACCCCTCGCCGCCGTTCTGGAAAAACGCCACGACCGCGAAATTGGGGTTGCCCAGCGGGCCGTAGCCCTCATACCAGGCGTGGGTGTAGGCCAGCCCATCGTGGAAGCTACGGCCGTTCTCAGCTGTGCCGGTCTTGCCCCCTGTCCTCACGGGAAAAAGAGTGGGGCCAATCTCGTGCTGGGCAGTGCCGTAGCGGGTGCCGGCGGTGGTGCCGCTCATGCCGTCTTGCACGAACTTGAAGACATCGGTGTTGCCCTGTCGGACCACGTTGACCGCAGGTTTGCGCGGCTGCGGCTGGCCGCTCACCGCTTTCAGAAGCGTCAGGGGCCGCTTTTGCCCATTGTTGATGATGGTGGACATCACCGATACCACCTGCGCGGGCGTGACCAGCACGTCGCCCTGCCCGATGCTCATGTTCAGGCCAAAGCCGGGATACCAGGGCGCGGCGGGGTTGGTGTACTCGTCGGCCGTCATCAGCAAACCGGTTTTCTCGCCCACCAGTTCCAGGCCGGTGGGGCCGTTGTATCCCAGTTCGGTCAGGCGGCTTTTCAGTTGCCGGGCGTAGGCTTCTGGGCCGACCTGCGCCGCCGAGTGGTAATACCAGGGGTTGCAGGAGTAAGAGATGGCCAGGCGGCCGTCCACCATGCCCAGGCTGTAGTGTGCCCAGTTTCGCTTGGCCGTGCGTCCGTAGTAATAAACCGGGTTGCATGGCAGGGTAAAGTTGCCCCACTTCTCCACGTACATCAGGGTCGTGGCGATCTTGAAGACGCTGCCAGGGTTGTACGCCTGCACCACACGGTTGCTGGTCACGGCGTCCAGTTCGGCCAGGGGGCGGTTGGGGTCAATCGCCCAGTTCTTGGCTTTGGGGTCGGGGCTGGGCACGCGCGAGAACCAGTTGGGGTCGTAGGTGGGGCTGCTGGCCATCGCCAGGACCTCATTCGTGCGTGGGTCAATGGCGATGATGGCGCCGCGTGTGTACGGCTCGGCGGCTTTGCCTGCCCTGGCGCGGCCCGCGTTCACATCCGCCAGACCCTCACGCAGCGCCCGTTCGGCGGCAAGTTGCAGGCGCGAGTCAATGCTGAGTGTCACGTCTTTGCCCTTGGTGCCGGGGTCAATGACCCGCTCGGTCTGTGGCTTGCCGCTGGCCGTGACCTCGCGGCGGCGCAGGCCGTTCTTGCCCTGCAAGGTCGTTTGCAGGCTGTATTCCAGCCCGGAGCGGCCCACCAGATCGCCGGGCGCGTAGCCGCCTTCGGCCACCTGCGCCTCGCTGGCTTCCTGCACGTAGCCCAGCAGGTGCCCGGCCATCTTGCCTTCAGGGTAGACCCGTTCCAGGCGCTCACGCAGTTCCAGGCTGGGCACCAGCACGGTGTACTCGTACAGGGCCGCCAGCTTATCCTGCGGGATGTTGCGCGCCAGGACCGTTTCGGTCTCGCGCTCGAAATTGGGCTCGCGGGGCTGGCCGCCCTTCAATACGTCACCCTTGATGCCCGCCAGATACACAATCTTGGCCCAGGCGGGAATGGCCTGCTCGGGGTCCTTGGGGTTGCGGCGGCCGGTGTACACGAGGTCCACGGCAAGGCGGTTGGTGGCCAGCAGCACGCCGTCGCGCGTGCGAATCTCGCCGCGCAGGGCGCGCAGGGTCTCGTCGCGCTGGTAATTGCTGACCGACTGCACGGCGTACTGGTCATGCTGCACAACCTGCAACTGGTACAGCCGCGCCCCCAGCCCCAGCAGGCACAGGCTGAAGCCCAGGGTGATCCATCCGATGCGCGCCCCGCCCTGGCGCTCTCTGGCGCGCGTCCGCTTACGGCTGGCCGCACGGCGCCGCACGCGCGTGCGGCGGTCAATGAGGTCGCCTGCGCGGCTCATGCCAGGCCCTCTTCTGGACCAGACCGTGGCCCAAACGCCCAGACCACGGCCCGTTCCCACAGCGGAAACACCAGCAGTGTGCCCAACAGCAGCGGGGGCAGGGTGGCGCGCAGCAGGTCTGCGGTGACCAGATCGGTGCGCAGCCAGTAGGTCAGCAGCAAGAAGACCAGCCACTGCCCGGCCAGCGCCAGCAGCACGGTCAGCGGCGCCTGAAACGGCCCCGAGTCCACCACGTAGCGCCGCACGCCCAGCGCCAGCAGCGCGCCGCCCATCACGCCCGCCGCGTGCAGGCCCAGCACGCCGCCGCCCAACACGTCTTGCCCCAGGCCCACTGCGTAGGCGCCGGTCAGTGCCCACACCGGGGGCAGGCGCCACGCCAGCGCCGCGCCGGTCAGCAGAAACAGGTCGGGGGCCGGCACACCCGCCGCGTCAGCCAGGCGCGACAGGGCACTCTGAACCAGCAGCAGCAGCGCGGCGTAGCCCAGAACCCGCACCCAGCGGGCTGGCCCCCGCGCGGGGCGCAGGGCGTCGTACCTCACGGCGCCACCTTCATAACCCCTCCAGAATCGTCACGTCTTCCACCACGCCCACATCCACCGCCGGCTTGACAATCACGGTGCGGTTAATGTCATTGGCGCCCAGTGGCAGCACCTTTTCCACGGTGCCCACCGGAATCCCCACCGGAAAGACCCCCCCCAGGCTGTTCGTCACCAGCACGTCACCGGGCTTGATGGGCACTGAGCGCGAAAACTCGGCGCGCAGACGGTCTGGGGGCACGCCGCGCGCCACGCCGCGCCCGCCCCGGTTGCCCTGCAGGGTCACGCCGACGCTGCTTTCGGGGTCCACCAGGGCCAGCACTGTGGCGCGGGTCTCGCTGACCCCCGTGACCTGGCCGACCAGCCCGCGCGGCACCGTGACGGGCATGCGCAGCCGCACCCCGTCGCGCGACCCCTTGTTGACGTCCACGCGCGCCAGCAGCGGGCTGGGGTCCACGGCCACCACCTGCGCGATGCCCAGCGCGTTAGGAGCCTGGGTGGTCGTGATCTTGACGACCTGCCGCAGCCGCGAGACCTCGCGCGTCAGCAGTTCGTTGCGCTGGCGCAGCGCGTCATTCTGCTTTTGAAGCGTTGCCATCTGTCCGGCGCGCTGACGTTCCTGGGTCACGGTCAGCACGGCGCGGCGCAGATTATCGGCCGCCACCACCGACAGGCGGGTCAGCGGCGCGGTGCCGGCCCGCAGTGCCGTGGGGGCCACGACCTGAAAACGCGTGGTGACCATGCTCAGGCCCAGCAGTCCCAGCACGGTCAGCAGCGCGGCCCGCCCCTTCATGCTCCCCCCGTCTCCAGAAGACCGGTCGCCAGAGGGTCAGGCTCCAGCGCGCCCCACACCGGCACGCCGCAGGCCCGCAGCAGCCGGATGGTCACGCCCAGCGGCAGACCCACGACGTTGGTGTATTCGCCATTCAGGCGCTCAATCAGCGCGGCGCCCACACCCTGCACGCCGTATCCGCCGGCCTTGTCCAGCCCCTCGCCGGTGGCGGCGTAATACTCGATTTCGGTGGCAGACAGGGAACGGAACGTGACCTCTGTGCGCGCCACCTCTATCTGCTCCTGGCCTGCGTGCAGCACCGCCACCCCGGTCAGGACCTCGTGGGTGCGCCCCGAGAGCTGGCGCAGGAAAGCGGCGTTCTCGGCGGCGTCGGCTGGCTTGCCCAGCAGGGTGCCGCCCACCGCGACGACTGTATCGGCGGCCAGCACCACCGCGCTGCGATGATGTACGGCCACCGCGCGCCCCTTAAGCCGCGCCAGTTCGGCGGCCAGCCGCGCCGGGTCGGTCTCGGGGCTGTCCTCTGGTTCGCCGCTGACCTGCACGGTAAAGGTGACGCCCAGCCCACCCAGCAACTCGCGCCGCCGGGGGCTGCCGGACGCCAGCACCACCGCCGGCACGCCCTGGGCGGTGCCGGACTGCTCTGAGGTCACTTCAATACCCCTCGCCCATGCGCTCGCCGGCCACCAGGGCCACCCCGCCCGAGGTGCCCAGGCGGGTGGCGCCCGCCTCAATCATCGCCTTGGCGTCATCTGCGGTGCGTACGCCGCCGGCCGCCTTGATCTGGGCGCGGCCTGCAATGACCTCGCGCATCAGGCGCACGTCGTCCAGGGTGGCGCCGCCGGTGCCAAAGCCGGTGCTGGTCTTCACGAAGTCGGCGCCCCCGCGCACCGAGGCTTCGGTGGCCGCGCGCTTTTGCTCGTCATTCAGGTAACAGGTTTCAATGATGACCTTCAGCACCGCGCCTTCCGTGGCTCCGCGCACCGCACGCACATCGGCCTCAACGGCTGCCCAGTCGCCGTCCAGGGCTGCGCCGATGTGAATGACCATGTCCACTTCGTCAGCACCTGCCTGCACGCTGAGCCGCGCCTCGGCCGCTTTCTGCTCGGAGCTGACCGCCCCCAGGGGAAAGCCGCACACGGTGGCCACCTTGACATCACTGCCGCTTAGTTCCGCTTTGGCCAGGGGGATGTACACCGGATTGATGCAAATAGCGTAGAAAGCGTTCTGGCGGGCCTCGGCGCAGAGTTGGACGATCTCTGCACGGGTGGCGGTGGCTTTGAGGAGGGTGTGGTCAATGTACGGCGCAAGCTTCACGCCCCCCAGAATACCGGGCTTCCCTTAAGAAAGATTGAACCGAAAGGTGGAGGAGAGGCCAGTACGGTTCGCCGTCAAGCGCTCAGGCTGACCGGCGAGTCGTCGGCTAGAGACAACGGCTTGCCTCAGCGCTCTACGGAAAAGTAGAGGTCAGTCCGTTGGCCGGTTTCGATCAGCCGCGTCTTTTTCAGCGTGATGGAGAGATCCGCCAGGTGTTCAAACAACCGTTGCCCGCTGCCCAGGAGCTGCGGCATCACACCGATTTGCAACTCGTCCACCAGGCCCGCCCGCAGGAGGTGCTGGCCGATACTGGGGCCGCCGACCACGACAACGTCCTGCTCTCCGGCTACTTCTTTGGCCTGCCGCACCGCGTCTTCCGGGGTCCCGACAAACGTAATGCGGAGGCGGTCATTCTCTTTGGGCTTGGTTTCGGGTGGTCGCCGAGTGACCACGAAAATGGGCACCTGAAATTCATAGTCCTCGGCGTAACTGTCGGGATCGCCCGGTGCGTCAAAGGTCCGGCGGCCCATCACCACCGCGCCGGTGGTGCGCAGCGCTTCTTGCATGACCTGACTTTGCCCCAGTGCCCTCAGGTCTGGGTAAAGCAGGCCCACCTTCCCGTGGGCGTCGTTGATGAAGCCGTCCAGTGACATCGTCATGCCAAACACCACTTTCGCCATGTTGTCCCCCAGAGTAGAGGTGCAGCATACCTGGCCGCCTCGGCTCTGTTCTGCCTGGGCGGGCCGCTGTGCAAGGTGAACTGGCGCTGTGGCCGCTCCTTTGGCTTCAAGCCTCAGTGTGAGCAGCTGGGCAGGGCTAAGCCGGAGCACAAGTGGTGGTCCAGGCACCTGTTTGGTCTATTGGATGACGCGCCTCTGTCTACTCTCAAGGCGGAGGGGCTCCGCTAGGGACGACACCACGGGCCCGACGTTAGCTGACCTGAAGGGCGAGGGACGATGCTGTCCTCTGCCCCCCGGCACTGCCCCAGACTCCTTCTGCCGGACGCGCCTGATCTTCCTCGCGCTACCCTGGCCGCATGACCGATCTGTCACCTACCGACACCCAGACCAGTGTCCCGCAACCTGGCCAGCCCTTTCCCGACTTCGCCCTGCCCGACGCTCAGGGCCAGACCCACCGGCTGACCGATTACAGCGGGCGCTACGTCGTGCTGTATGTGTACCCCAAAGACGACACCCCAGGGTGCACCAAAGAAGCCTGCGATTTCCGTGACAATGCCCTGCTGAAGGGGCACGGGGCGGCTATTCTGGGCCTCAGCGCCGACGACGCCGAGAGCCACAGCCAGTTTGCTGAGAAATACAGCCTGCCTTTTCCGCTGCTGAGTGATGACGGCGCCGCGTTCCTGCGCCAAATTGGCTCGTATGGCACGAAAAATATGTATGGCAAGGTCACCGAAGGCATCAAGCGCCAGACCTTCCTGATTGGCCCAGATGGCCGCCTGGTCAAGAGTTGGCTGGCCGTCAAGGTGGATGGCCACGCCGACCATGTGGCCGCCGCCATCGAGAAAGACCGGGCGGCCCAGGGGCAAGCATGAGCGACCTGGAGGCCCTGAAGAAGGAAGCTGCCCTGCGCGCGGTGGCCCTGGTCGAGAGCGGGATGCGTGTGGGGCTGGGCACCGGCAGCACCGCCAAATACGCCATTGAGGAGTTGGGCCGCAAGCTCAGCAGCGGCGAACTGAGCGGCATCGTCGGTGTGGCCACCAGCGAAGCCAGCGACGCCCTGGCCCGCCAGGTGGGCATTCCCGTTGAACCGCTGGACCCCCGCCCGCTGGACATCGCTATTGACGGCGCCGACGAGATCGCTCCGAACCTCGACCTGATCAAGGGCCTAGGCGGTGCCCTCCTGCGCGAGAAATTGACCGAAGTGCAGGCGCGGCGCTTTATCGTGATCGCCGACCACACCAAGTTGGTCGAGCGAATAGGGGAGAAGTCGGCGCTGCCCATTGAGATTGCGCGTTTTGGCTTTCTGAGCACCATTGAGCGCTTGCGAGAAGTGCTCCCGGCAGGTCGTCTGCGTCAGAACGGCGCGCAGCCGTACGTCACCGACAACGGCAATTACATCTTTGACGCGCAGATTCCGGCGGAGCAGGACATCGCCGCTTTGGAGCGCACCCTGAAAGGGACGCTGGGCGTGGTAGACACCGGCCTCTTCCTGGGAATGGCCGAGCGCGCGTTTGTGGCGGCGCCTGATGGCGTAACCGAGTTGACCCCTCAGGGCCGCTGAGCCGCCTATGACGCCTGGTCCTGCTGTGGTCCTGCGTCCGGTCAGGCCCAGTGACGAGGCGGCGGTGGGGCGGGTGGCCTACCAGACCGGCTTTTTTGGGGACAGCGCCGCGCGGTACTTTCGTGACGCGGCGCTCTTTGCGGCGCTGTGGGTGGGGCCGTATTTCCGGGGCGGCGGCTTCGGCGGCTTCGTGGCGCAGCAGGGGCCAGAGGTGGTGGGCTATGTGCTGGGCTCGCCGTCGCCGTTGCTGTACCGCCGCGCGGTGCTGCGGGTCGTGGCGCAACAAGCGTGGCAGCTGCGGGCCCTACGAACAGGTTGGCCCTACCTATGGCGAGCCGCCCGCTGGCCAGGGCCTCACGCCGACTCCGGGCGGTTTCCGGCCCACCTCCACCTCAACCTGTTGCCGCAGGCGCGGGGCCAGGGGGCCGGAGAGGGCCTGCTGCGCGCCCACCTGCAGGTGCTGGCCGGAGCTGGAGTGCCCGGCGTGCAACTGGCCACGACCACTGAAAATGCCGCTGCTCTACGGCTGTACGCCCGGCTGGGTTTCACGGAAGCGGCCCGGCAGGTCACGCCGCTGTGGACCCCCTGGCTGAGCCATCCCGCCGAGCACCTGTGCCTGACCAAGGCCCTGAATCCAGCTGAGCCCTGACCGCACGGCTCTAGCTGCCGGCTGGTGGGCAGGAAGTCGGGGCTCATTCACAGGTCATTGAGATGTGGGCTGCTGCGTCGCCCTACCTGAACTCCCCCAGCGGCCTTGAGAGTCCGTCCCTCGGAGACCTTGGGTGCTACCGCTTCTCTCCCAGCGCTTCCAGCTGCCGTTCCAGCGTGGCGGCGTCATGCGTGGGGAGGTCACAGGCGTGATTCACGCAGAGGTAGGCAGTGCCGCCGCCCGGCCGCTCCTGAACCAGGGGCAGTGTTCCGCCTGCCTCACTGAAGGCCAGCGCGGTGAAGGGCAGGCTGAAGCGGGCAGCGGTGCGCTCCAGGTTCTCGCGTTCCTCTGAGGTGCCCAGGATGGCCAGTTCGGTGTGCGGGGCGTGCCAGAAAGCGGCGGCCTGCCACAGGCCCCCGAAGCCTCCGGCCGCAGCCAGCATGTCGGCACGGAAGGCGGCCAGCACGCGCCCAGCCTTCACGGCGTCGGCGTCATCGCCAAAGTAGCGGTACATCCACAGGCCCAGCAGCGCTCCAGCGGCGTTGTCGGACAGCACCGCGCTGTCAAAGCCGGGGGCGGGGCGGGTCAGTAGGGCTTCGGCCTGGCCACCGGACGCCAGGAAGACCCCAGCATCCTCCTGCCAGAAGTCGCGCACGCAGACCTGCCACAGGTCACGCGCCCAAGTCAGCCAGCGCTCGTCGCCGTCCGCCTGAAACAGCGCCACCAGCCCCAGGCCCACCAGCGCGTGGTCTTCCATCAGGCCTTGGACGCGCGCCTGCCCGCCAGCCCAGACGTGATACAGCCCACCTGCCTCACTGCGCATCTGATCGTGGAGAAACTGTGCCGTGCGCTGTGCGGTCTCTAAATACGCCTTTTCACCCAGAATCCGCGCGGCGTCGGCCCAGGCCGCCAGCGCCAGCCCATTCCACGAGGTCAGCACCTTGTCGTCGGTGCCCGGCTGAGGCCTCCCCTGGCGCAGGAGGTGGAGGCGCGCTTTCAAGTTGTTGAGGTGGGTCTGCACGGCTTCCTCAGATTCCTGGCTCTGTGCAGCCAGCTCAGCCACGCTCACAGCCACGAACGGCACGCTGCGGCGCCCGGCGTCGGGGCGGTGGGGGTCGTGAAAATTGCCGGGGTCCTCAATGCCCAGGTGGCGGCAGACCAGAGCGGCGTCTTCTGCACTGCCTAAGGCGGTTTCGATCTCGGCGGGGGTCCAAGTGAAGGTCAGCCCCTCGACGCCTTCAGTATCAGCGTCCTGGGCGCTGTAAAAGCCGCCATCCGGCGCGTGCATCTCGCGGGCCAGGTACGCCAGCGTGCCGCGCGCGGCGTCGGCAAAGGCGGGGTCACCACTCACCTGGTACGCCCGCAGCAAGGTACGGGTCAGCTGCGCGTTGTCGTACAGCATCTTTTCAAAGTGCGGCACGCGCCACTGCCCGTCTACGCTGTAGCGGTGAAAGCCGCCGCCCAGCTGGTCGTGGATTCCGCCCGCCAGCATGCGCCGCAGCGTGTGAAGCGCCATCAGGCGGCCGTCGGGGCGGGTTAGCAGAAAGTCCAGCGTGGTGGGCGCGGGAAACTTGGGCGCGCTGCCAAAGCCGCCGTTGGTGTCATCAAAGACGCGGCGCAGGTTGCTCACAGCGCGTTCTATGTCGTCCGGGGTTACCTCGGTCTCACCCGCCTGGGGGCGCGTCGCCTCGCGGATGTGGTCGGTCAGGGCCTGGGCGTTGCCGAGCAATTTAGTACGGTCATTGTTCCAAGCGTGCGCCACGCTGGCCATCACCCGGCCAAAGCTGGGCATGCCGTGGCCGTCGCGCGGCGGGAAGTAGGTGCCGGCATAGAACGGCTCGCCTGCTGGCGTCAGAAACACCGTCATGGGCCAGCCGCCCTGCCCGGTCATGGCCTGGGTGGCGGCCATATACACCGCGTCTACATCAGGCCGCTCCTCGCGGTCCACTTTCACGTTGACGAAGTGCCCATTCATGTACTCGGCCGTCGCCTCATCCTCAAAACTTTCGTGGGCCATGACGTGACACCAGTGGCAGGTGGCGTAGCCCACCGAGAGCAGCACCGGGACGTCGCGCCGCTGCGCCTCGGCAAAAGCGGCTTCGCCCCACGGCCACCAGTCCACTGGGTTGTCCGCGTGCTGACGGAGGTACGGACTGCTTTCTTGCGACAGGCGGTTCATGGCGTCAGCCTAGCCCGGCCGCCTACGGGGCCAACATGAACGCTGTCCCGGCTAGTCTTCACACCCATCTCAGGCACGCGGCACCGCAGACTGAGGCGTATGGCCGCGCCCGACCAGCTTTCTCCCGATCAGTCCCAGACCGCTGATTTTTCAAACCCCGTCCGAGTGCGCGCGGGGTTTTCGCTCACGTTTGAAGTGCCCTACCCCACGCCCATGTTGTTTGTGGTGCAGCCCGTCGACCGCCTGGAACCCACCGGCACCCGCCAGCGCATCGTCGCCGAGCGGCCCCTGGGCGCCGCCGAGGGCATTCACACCTACACCGACACGCATGGCAACCGCGTCTGGCGCCTACTGGCTCAGCCCGGCACCCTGACCATCGGCCACGACCTGATTGCCGAAACGACTCGCCTCCCCGATCCGGTCTTGCCCCATCTGCCCAAAACACTTGTAGAGGCGTTGCCGGACCACACCATCACCTACCTGCTGCCCAGCCGGTACGTGGACAGTGACCTGATCAGTGCCGAGGCCTGGGAGCGCTTCGGCCACATTCAGGGCGGCTGGGCTCAGGTGCAGGCCATCAGCGATCATCTGTTTGACGAATGCGTGTACGGCTACGGCTCGACCAGCGCGACCACCGCTCGGCAGGCACTGGACAGCAAGCGCGCCGTGTGCCGTGATTTTGCCCATATGGGCGTGGCGTTCTGCCGCGCGCTGAACATCCCGGCCCGCTATGTCTGCGGCTACATGCCCGACATTGACATCGCGCCGGACCCCGTGCCGATGGACTTTCACGCCTGGTTCGAGGCCTTTCTGGACGGTCAGTGGCGGACCTTTGATGCCCGCCACAACAAACCGCGCGCCGGACGTATTCTGATCGCGCAGGGGCGGGACGCCAGCGACGTGGCCTTCACGACCACTTTCGGTAGCGCCAAGCTAACCCATATGAAAGTCTGGGCCGACGAAACGAGCTTCGACATGACGCTGGATACGCCTCCGAATCCACGAATTTTCTAGAACCGGAGCAGGTGAATCCAGATTCGTGGAGGGGTGTGTCACCACTGTCTTGCCCAGGTTCCAGGCGGTTAGAGAAGGCAGGACACTAAGGGCGGCCAGATGCCGCCCAGTCTCCTCGTGCAGGGAGGAGCTGCTGTCACATCTTGATCAGAGTCAGCAGGGCGATACCGAAAGGCCTGGAGGGTACACAGCAGTATCCAGCACTGGTTCGGACAGGTTGAGGCCGCTTTGAAGCTGAAATTTAGCGGTCTGGACGGCATGGTTTCTCATGCTTCAAACTGGACGGCTAGACGGAGTTGCGACACTATCACTGCGGTAAACGAGGCGCCCTGGACCCTGCGCTTCGTATCTTTCAGGTGAAACACCAGCCCCTGGCCATTCTCGGCAAGGTTCGATATCAGCAGGGCCATGTTCGCGTGGGCCTCTAGCGCCAGACTTGGACCTGTCCGAGCGCAGTGGCGTCGCGCTGCTGGGTGTCCGCCTTACGCCCTCAATTCATGATCTTGAGCGTGAACCTTAGGCTGGCCTTTCCTCTGGCCGGAACGTCCGCCTGCCGGCTGAAACTGACCTGCCCATTCTGAGGCGCCTGCCCATCCACCCACACACTGCGCCCATACACCTGCTCCCGCACACTTACCCTCGTTGTGCTGGCCTTCGTGCTCACGAACGCGTACGTTACCTGGTAGGTGCTGCTGATCACCCGACCCTGCCCGTCCTTCTGCTGCCCCGTGCGTTTGACCGTCTTTGCGTACCGCAATTCTGGGTCCACACCCAGGTCGAGGTCCACCAGGGTGCCCGCCTGCACGGCTGGCAGTTGCACGCTTCCCACCAGCAGACCGTTCTCCCGCACATCCACCAGTCCCGTCGGGAGCGAGAGCGAGCTGGTGAACTTATAGCGGCGGCTGGTCTGCCCGGAGCGGTTCTGGGGCTCAAAGTACGACTGAACGCTGGCATACCGCGTAAAGCCACTGATCTGGGGCTTCAGGAAAGGCAGCGTGCGGCTCTCGCCCCGTCCGATTGTCAGGCCTCCGGGAAGGGCGTAGCGTTGCAGACCCCTCACCTCACCCACCACGTTGATCTGACCCGCTCCTGCGGTGTCAGAGACAGACATGGCGGCCGTGGTGGTGCCCGTCCTGGTCGCCATTTGCTGTTCGCTGGCGACCCCCGGTGTCACGGGTAGGGGATAGGCCTGATTCTGCTGCAGGACACTGCCCCCAAAGAGGTCCACTTTCTGGGCGCCAAACACCTGATCACTAAAATTGCTGATCTGCGCCAGGGCGGCCAGACTCGCCGCCGCGCCGTTCAGATTGAGTTCATATCGGGGGCGCCAGACCAGCGCCTGCGTCCGGTACACGAGGCTGGCATTGTTTGCCGCATTGGTTCCACTCAGGCGGAGGGTCACGCTACCCTGCAGGGGCGGCAGGGTGCTGAAGGCCAGCTCGCTGCGCTGCGCGTGAACATACTCGCCAGATGTCAGTTTCAGCAGCAGATCCTCTGCGCGCTCAAGGGTTGCTGGCACGGGGGCCTGGCCGGCGCTGGTCCAGGTCACGCGCTCGCCCTCCTGGGTGCGCAGCCAGTCGAGTTCAGCCGGCTGTAACACGAATGCCGCAGGCGCCGCCCCAATGACCGCAAAACTGGCCGGTTGAATCCAGCGCCACTGAGCGAACGGAAAGGTTAGTTCTCTCGCTGGGATCGGCGCCTGAACCTCCGTGAACTGCGGGTAGATGCGTAGGTCGGTGGCGAAGGCCGTGGAAGGAAGAAGAGCGAGCAGCAGAGCAGCAATCCGGTTCATGGGCACCTCGTAGATATGAGCTGCACCATGCTGGCACGCCATCCTGATCGTGTCCTGCGGAGATGAGGATGCTCCGCGAAAACTGTCCTAACCATTGATCCAGGCATAGGCCGCGAAATTGCTGGTCTAATCTCCAACGATTGTCTGGCCTACCGGCCCTGTAGCGAAAGCACCGAACAGAAACAAGGTGATAGTTGGTCACAGGGCTAATTTCACACCTGGAAAGAGCTGAGTGATTGCCAACCCCAGCCAGTCATTGATGGGAGTAGCCACAGGACGTTGAGCCGGGAGCACATCAGTCGCGGCGCCCACGCTCAGTCCTGCGTCCCTTCTGCGCTGCTACACTTCTTTGTTATGGACTTGAAGGCACACCTTAAAGCCGCTGTCGAGGCCGCCGCCGCCCAGATGGGCGCGCCACTCGAAGCGGCCATTCAGGAAACCCCGGCGAATAAACCGGGCGATTACGGTACGCCAGCCGCCTTTCAGATGGCCAAAGCCCTGGGCCAGAACCCGGTGCAGGTCGCGCAGACCCTGGCCCAGACGGTGCAACTGCCGCAGGGCATCAGCCGTGTGGAAGCTGCCGGCCCCTTCCTAAATTTCTTCGTGGACACCGCCGCTTTCGTGAGCGGTGTGGTCGACACGCCCTTTGCTATGCCGGCCCGGGGCGGCAAAGTGGTCATTGAGCACACCAGCGTCAACCCGAACAAGGAGCTGCATGTGGGCCACCTGCGCAACGTGGTCCTGGGCGACTCTATGGCCCGCATCTTCCGTGCAGCGGGCTTCACCGTTGAAGTCCAGAACTACATTGACGACACGGGCCGGCAGGCGGCCGAGAGCCTGTTTGCTATGACCCACTACGGCCGCGAATGGAACGGCGCGCAGAAGTACGACCACTGGCTGGGCGAGGGGTACGTTCAGCTGAACGCCGACCCCGCCAAGGCAGGGCTGGAGGCAGGCATCCGCGACGTCATGCACAAGCTGGAAGAGGGCGCCCTGCGGCCCAAGGTCGAGCAGACCGTTAAGGCCCAGCTGGAAACCTGTTTCCGCATCGGCGCGCAGTACGACCTGCTGGTCTGGGAGTCGGATGTGGTGGGCAGCGGCTTTCTGGCGCAGGCCATGAATATTCTGGAAGGCAGCCGCTACACCTCGCACCCCACCGAAGGCAAGTTTGCCGGCGCCTTCGTGATGAACGTGCAGGAATTTATGCCGGGCCTAGAGGAATCGAACGTGGTGCTGCGCCGCAGCGACGGCACCGCCATGTACGTGGCCAAGGACATTGGCTATCAGTTCTGGAAATTTGGGCTGTTTGAAGGCATGAAGTTTAAGCCCTTCATGACCGATCCCGCCGGGCATGCCATCTGGACGAGTGCCCCCGACGGTCAGCCCGATACAGAGAGGCGCTTTGGACATTCGGACGAGGTCATCAACGTCATTG
This genomic interval carries:
- a CDS encoding penicillin-binding transpeptidase domain-containing protein; this encodes MSRAGDLIDRRTRVRRRAASRKRTRARERQGGARIGWITLGFSLCLLGLGARLYQLQVVQHDQYAVQSVSNYQRDETLRALRGEIRTRDGVLLATNRLAVDLVYTGRRNPKDPEQAIPAWAKIVYLAGIKGDVLKGGQPREPNFERETETVLARNIPQDKLAALYEYTVLVPSLELRERLERVYPEGKMAGHLLGYVQEASEAQVAEGGYAPGDLVGRSGLEYSLQTTLQGKNGLRRREVTASGKPQTERVIDPGTKGKDVTLSIDSRLQLAAERALREGLADVNAGRARAGKAAEPYTRGAIIAIDPRTNEVLAMASSPTYDPNWFSRVPSPDPKAKNWAIDPNRPLAELDAVTSNRVVQAYNPGSVFKIATTLMYVEKWGNFTLPCNPVYYYGRTAKRNWAHYSLGMVDGRLAISYSCNPWYYHSAAQVGPEAYARQLKSRLTELGYNGPTGLELVGEKTGLLMTADEYTNPAAPWYPGFGLNMSIGQGDVLVTPAQVVSVMSTIINNGQKRPLTLLKAVSGQPQPRKPAVNVVRQGNTDVFKFVQDGMSGTTAGTRYGTAQHEIGPTLFPVRTGGKTGTAENGRSFHDGLAYTHAWYEGYGPLGNPNFAVVAFFQNGGEGSGPALKAVKKMFAERWCVSLNEAGSALPLATQQPCTGDLEQMHKVYKIRAARTAKQ
- a CDS encoding Rod shape-determining protein MreD, which translates into the protein MRYDALRPARGPARWVRVLGYAALLLLVQSALSRLADAAGVPAPDLFLLTGAALAWRLPPVWALTGAYAVGLGQDVLGGGVLGLHAAGVMGGALLALGVRRYVVDSGPFQAPLTVLLALAGQWLVFLLLTYWLRTDLVTADLLRATLPPLLLGTLLVFPLWERAVVWAFGPRSGPEEGLA
- the mreC gene encoding rod shape-determining protein MreC; its protein translation is MKGRAALLTVLGLLGLSMVTTRFQVVAPTALRAGTAPLTRLSVVAADNLRRAVLTVTQERQRAGQMATLQKQNDALRQRNELLTREVSRLRQVVKITTTQAPNALGIAQVVAVDPSPLLARVDVNKGSRDGVRLRMPVTVPRGLVGQVTGVSETRATVLALVDPESSVGVTLQGNRGGRGVARGVPPDRLRAEFSRSVPIKPGDVLVTNSLGGVFPVGIPVGTVEKVLPLGANDINRTVIVKPAVDVGVVEDVTILEGL
- a CDS encoding Maf family nucleotide pyrophosphatase, coding for MTSEQSGTAQGVPAVVLASGSPRRRELLGGLGVTFTVQVSGEPEDSPETDPARLAAELARLKGRAVAVHHRSAVVLAADTVVAVGGTLLGKPADAAENAAFLRQLSGRTHEVLTGVAVLHAGQEQIEVARTEVTFRSLSATEIEYYAATGEGLDKAGGYGVQGVGAALIERLNGEYTNVVGLPLGVTIRLLRACGVPVWGALEPDPLATGLLETGGA
- the deoC gene encoding deoxyribose-phosphate aldolase, with product MKLAPYIDHTLLKATATRAEIVQLCAEARQNAFYAICINPVYIPLAKAELSGSDVKVATVCGFPLGAVSSEQKAAEARLSVQAGADEVDMVIHIGAALDGDWAAVEADVRAVRGATEGAVLKVIIETCYLNDEQKRAATEASVRGGADFVKTSTGFGTGGATLDDVRLMREVIAGRAQIKAAGGVRTADDAKAMIEAGATRLGTSGGVALVAGERMGEGY
- a CDS encoding dihydrofolate reductase family protein translates to MAKVVFGMTMSLDGFINDAHGKVGLLYPDLRALGQSQVMQEALRTTGAVVMGRRTFDAPGDPDSYAEDYEFQVPIFVVTRRPPETKPKENDRLRITFVGTPEDAVRQAKEVAGEQDVVVVGGPSIGQHLLRAGLVDELQIGVMPQLLGSGQRLFEHLADLSITLKKTRLIETGQRTDLYFSVER
- a CDS encoding peroxiredoxin — protein: MTDLSPTDTQTSVPQPGQPFPDFALPDAQGQTHRLTDYSGRYVVLYVYPKDDTPGCTKEACDFRDNALLKGHGAAILGLSADDAESHSQFAEKYSLPFPLLSDDGAAFLRQIGSYGTKNMYGKVTEGIKRQTFLIGPDGRLVKSWLAVKVDGHADHVAAAIEKDRAAQGQA